A genomic segment from Microcoleus sp. FACHB-672 encodes:
- a CDS encoding LON peptidase substrate-binding domain-containing protein, protein MASASSIAVRELPLFPLPEVVLFPGRPLPLHIFEFRYRIMMNTILDSDRRFGVLMWDPVQGQPAAVGCCAEILQFQRLPDDRMKVWTLGQQRFRVLEYVREKPYRVGLVEWIEDQPPAKDIRTLATEVEQLLRDVVRLSAKLMDQRIELPEDIPSLPTELSYWVASNLYGVASEQQALLEMQDTAARLEREAEILTSTRNHLAARTVLKDTLQ, encoded by the coding sequence ATGGCATCCGCATCGTCGATCGCTGTTCGAGAACTTCCCCTATTTCCTCTGCCTGAAGTCGTTCTATTTCCAGGCCGGCCCTTGCCACTGCACATCTTTGAATTTCGCTACCGGATCATGATGAACACGATCCTGGATAGCGATCGTCGCTTTGGGGTTTTGATGTGGGACCCAGTTCAAGGTCAACCCGCTGCTGTTGGTTGCTGTGCTGAAATCCTGCAATTTCAGCGCCTCCCTGATGATCGCATGAAAGTCTGGACACTAGGACAGCAGCGATTTCGGGTGCTTGAGTATGTGCGAGAAAAGCCTTATCGCGTCGGCTTGGTCGAATGGATCGAAGACCAGCCACCGGCAAAGGATATCAGAACCTTAGCAACAGAAGTAGAACAACTGCTGCGGGATGTTGTTCGTCTGTCCGCTAAATTGATGGATCAAAGAATAGAACTTCCTGAAGACATCCCAAGCCTACCGACCGAACTATCATACTGGGTCGCTAGCAACCTTTACGGGGTAGCATCTGAGCAGCAGGCGCTATTAGAGATGCAAGATACCGCTGCTAGACTGGAACGCGAAGCCGAAATTCTCACCTCGACTCGCAATCACCTGGCAGCTCGAACTGTTCTCAAAGATACGCTGCAATAA
- the rpsJ gene encoding 30S ribosomal protein S10 → MATLQQQKIRIRLKAYDRRLLDTSCEKIVDTANRTNATAVGPIPLPTRRRIYCLLRSPHVDKDSREHFETRTHRRIIDIHQPSSKTIDALMKLDLPAGVDIEVKL, encoded by the coding sequence ATGGCCACTCTACAGCAACAGAAAATTCGCATTCGCCTCAAAGCTTACGATCGCCGCTTGCTAGACACTTCTTGCGAAAAGATTGTCGATACCGCAAATCGCACCAACGCCACAGCAGTCGGCCCGATCCCATTACCTACTCGTCGCCGAATCTACTGCCTACTGCGTTCTCCTCACGTTGATAAAGATTCCCGGGAGCATTTTGAAACTCGTACCCACCGACGCATTATCGACATTCACCAACCATCCTCTAAAACGATTGATGCTTTGATGAAACTTGATCTGCCTGCCGGCGTAGATATTGAAGTCAAGCTCTAA
- the tuf gene encoding elongation factor Tu, protein MARAKFERNKPHVNIGTIGHVDHGKTTLTAAITMTLAALGQAKAKKYDEIDAAPEEKARGITINTAHVEYQTEERHYAHVDCPGHADYVKNMITGAAQMDGGILVVSAADGPMPQTREHILLAKQVGVPNLVVFLNKKDMVDDEELLELVELEVRELLSSYDFPGDDIPIVAGSALLALEAMVATPTTKRGTNEWVDKIYELMDNVDSYIPTPERDIDKPFLMAVEDVFTITGRGTVATGRIERGKVKAGETVELVGIRDTRSTTVTGVEMFQKVLDEGIAGDNVGVLLRGIQKKDVERGMVLAKPGSITPHTRFESEVYILKKEEGGRHTPFFPGYRPQFYVRTTDVTGTISEFTADDGSAAEMVMPGDRIKMTVELINPIAIEQGMRFAIREGGRTVGAGVVAKILK, encoded by the coding sequence ATGGCACGCGCAAAGTTTGAAAGGAATAAACCCCACGTCAATATCGGCACGATCGGTCACGTTGACCACGGCAAAACGACCCTAACTGCCGCCATCACAATGACCCTAGCCGCGCTGGGTCAGGCAAAAGCGAAGAAATATGATGAAATCGACGCTGCGCCTGAAGAAAAAGCGCGGGGGATCACCATCAACACTGCTCACGTTGAGTATCAAACCGAAGAGCGCCACTACGCTCACGTTGACTGTCCCGGTCACGCTGACTATGTGAAGAACATGATCACGGGAGCGGCTCAGATGGATGGTGGCATCCTGGTCGTCTCAGCAGCAGATGGCCCCATGCCTCAGACCCGCGAACACATCCTGCTGGCTAAGCAGGTGGGCGTTCCCAACCTCGTCGTCTTCTTGAACAAGAAAGACATGGTAGATGACGAGGAATTGCTGGAGCTGGTGGAATTGGAAGTGCGCGAACTGCTGAGTTCCTATGATTTCCCCGGTGACGATATTCCCATTGTGGCCGGATCTGCTCTGCTGGCACTGGAAGCGATGGTGGCTACTCCCACCACAAAGCGGGGCACCAATGAATGGGTTGATAAAATCTACGAATTGATGGATAACGTGGACTCCTATATTCCGACACCAGAACGGGATATTGACAAGCCGTTCTTGATGGCTGTGGAAGACGTATTCACGATTACTGGTCGGGGTACGGTGGCCACGGGCCGGATTGAGCGCGGTAAGGTTAAAGCCGGTGAAACCGTTGAGCTGGTCGGGATCAGAGATACCCGCAGCACCACGGTCACTGGCGTGGAAATGTTCCAGAAGGTCTTGGATGAGGGAATTGCCGGCGATAACGTTGGGGTTCTCTTGCGGGGTATTCAGAAGAAAGACGTTGAGCGGGGTATGGTTCTTGCCAAACCCGGTTCAATTACCCCTCACACCCGGTTTGAATCTGAGGTGTACATCCTGAAGAAGGAAGAAGGAGGCCGTCACACGCCTTTCTTCCCAGGTTACCGCCCTCAGTTCTACGTTCGTACCACCGATGTCACCGGCACCATCAGTGAATTTACCGCTGATGATGGTAGTGCCGCCGAAATGGTGATGCCGGGAGATCGTATCAAAATGACGGTTGAGTTGATTAACCCGATCGCCATTGAACAAGGGATGCGCTTCGCTATTCGCGAAGGTGGCCGCACCGTGGGTGCCGGCGTCGTCGCTAAAATCCTCAAGTAA
- the fusA gene encoding elongation factor G, protein MARTIPLERVRNIGIAAHIDAGKTTTTERILFYSGVVHKMGEVHEGTAVTDWMEQERERGITITAAAITTSWKDHQINIIDTPGHVDFTIEVERSMRVLDGVIAVFCSVGGVQPQSETVWRQADRYKVPRIVFVNKMDRTGANFFKVYNQILDRMRTNAVPIQIPIGSESDFRGIIDLVRMKARIYTNDIGTDIEETDIPEDVRAQADEFRIKLVEAVAETDDALMEKYLEGEELTEQEIRKALRQGTVDGTIVPMLCGSAFKNKGVQLLLDAVVDYLPAPIDVPPIQGTLPDGEISVRTANDEAPLAALAFKIMADPYGRLTFVRVYSGVLKKGSYVYNSTKGKKERVSRLIVLKADDRIEVDELRAGDLGAALGLKDTFTGDTICEEHSQIILESLFIPEPVISVAVEPKTKQDMEKLSKALQSLSEEDPTFRVSVDSETNQTVIAGMGELHLEILVDRMLREFKVEANVGAPQVAYRETIRKAVRAEGKFIRQSGGKGQYGHVVIELEPTEPGTGFEFVSKIVGGAVPKEYVGPAEQGMKEACESGILAGYPVIDLKATMVDGSYHDVDSSEMAFKIAGSMAIKEAVMKATPVLLEPMMKVEVEVPEDFIGNVIGDLNSRRGQIEGQGTEQGIAKVTAKIPLAEMFGYATVIRSKTQGRGIFSMEFSHYEEVPRNVAEPLIAKSKGKS, encoded by the coding sequence CTGTTCTATTCCGGTGTGGTTCATAAAATGGGCGAGGTTCACGAAGGAACCGCCGTCACTGACTGGATGGAGCAAGAGCGGGAGCGGGGCATTACAATTACTGCTGCTGCTATCACCACCAGTTGGAAAGATCATCAGATCAACATTATCGATACTCCAGGCCACGTAGACTTCACCATTGAAGTAGAACGTTCCATGCGGGTATTGGATGGGGTAATCGCGGTGTTCTGCTCAGTCGGAGGCGTCCAACCTCAATCCGAGACAGTGTGGCGTCAGGCAGATCGCTATAAAGTGCCTCGGATTGTCTTTGTTAACAAAATGGATCGCACGGGTGCAAACTTCTTCAAAGTTTATAACCAGATCCTTGACCGGATGCGGACGAACGCTGTACCGATTCAAATCCCGATTGGAAGTGAAAGTGATTTCCGGGGAATTATTGACTTGGTGCGGATGAAAGCCCGGATCTATACCAATGACATCGGCACCGATATTGAAGAAACGGATATCCCAGAAGACGTTCGCGCTCAGGCTGACGAGTTCCGAATCAAACTGGTTGAAGCCGTAGCTGAGACGGATGATGCTTTGATGGAGAAGTACCTCGAAGGCGAAGAATTAACCGAACAGGAAATTCGCAAAGCCCTGCGTCAAGGCACTGTCGATGGGACAATTGTCCCCATGTTATGTGGCTCCGCGTTTAAAAATAAAGGCGTTCAGCTGTTATTAGACGCGGTAGTTGATTACCTGCCGGCACCGATTGATGTGCCCCCAATTCAAGGCACCCTGCCAGATGGGGAAATATCTGTCCGCACTGCCAATGACGAAGCCCCGCTGGCGGCATTGGCCTTTAAGATTATGGCAGACCCCTATGGACGCCTGACCTTTGTTCGCGTCTATTCTGGCGTACTTAAGAAAGGCAGTTACGTCTACAACTCGACCAAAGGTAAGAAAGAGCGGGTGTCTCGCCTGATCGTTCTGAAAGCTGATGATCGAATTGAAGTCGATGAACTGCGTGCCGGCGACTTGGGCGCAGCCTTGGGTTTGAAAGACACGTTTACCGGGGATACAATCTGTGAGGAACACTCCCAGATTATCCTAGAGTCACTGTTCATTCCAGAACCTGTGATCTCGGTTGCGGTCGAACCCAAAACCAAGCAGGATATGGAGAAGCTATCCAAAGCCCTCCAATCGCTTTCAGAAGAAGACCCTACCTTCCGGGTTAGTGTCGATAGCGAAACCAATCAAACCGTGATTGCCGGCATGGGAGAACTTCACCTGGAAATTCTGGTGGATCGGATGTTGCGAGAGTTTAAGGTAGAAGCCAATGTGGGTGCCCCACAAGTAGCCTACCGAGAAACCATTCGTAAAGCCGTCCGCGCTGAAGGGAAGTTTATCCGCCAGAGTGGGGGTAAAGGTCAGTATGGCCATGTGGTTATTGAGTTAGAACCGACTGAACCGGGAACAGGCTTTGAATTTGTCTCGAAAATTGTTGGCGGCGCTGTACCTAAAGAGTACGTCGGCCCAGCAGAACAAGGCATGAAAGAAGCTTGTGAATCAGGCATCTTGGCCGGCTATCCGGTGATCGACTTGAAAGCCACGATGGTAGACGGCTCTTATCACGATGTAGACTCTTCAGAAATGGCATTCAAAATCGCCGGCTCGATGGCGATTAAAGAAGCTGTAATGAAGGCCACACCTGTGCTACTAGAGCCTATGATGAAAGTAGAGGTTGAAGTTCCTGAAGATTTTATCGGGAACGTTATTGGCGACCTCAACTCCCGACGAGGCCAGATAGAAGGCCAGGGAACTGAACAGGGAATTGCCAAAGTTACTGCTAAGATTCCACTGGCAGAAATGTTTGGCTATGCCACCGTAATCCGGTCTAAAACCCAAGGCCGGGGTATATTTTCGATGGAGTTTAGCCACTACGAAGAGGTGCCTCGCAACGTGGCTGAACCGCTCATCGCTAAGAGCAAAGGGAAATCATAA